CGAACGTCGGGCGGATCCTGCGCGCGATCGGTGAAAACGAGGCCGCGATCGAGTCCTCGGGGATCGACACGACGAAGTTCAAACTGTGGTCGTTCCTGCTGAGTGCGATCACGATGGGGATCGGCGGTGCGATGCTCGCCCACTTCTACGGGAACGTCACCCCGTCGACGGTCCTCGTGATCGACCGCAGCCTCGAGATGGTCGCGATCGCAGTCATCGGCGGTATGGGAACGATTGCCGGCCCGATCGGCGGCGCGTTCGTCTTCATCTTCCTCCGCGACGAGGTGCTGACGGTGTTCGGATCGACCGGTCGGTGGCTCGCGCTGTGGCTCATCGTGCTGTTCTTCCTCGTGTTCCTCCGGGACGGGATCTTCCCGTTCATCTGGTCTCGAATCGGGTCCATCGGAGGTGGTCGCGATGAGTAGCGATACCGTGTTCCAGATCGACGACTTGCGAAAGGAGTTCGGCGGTCTCGTCGCCGTCGACGACCTCTCGTTCGACCTCCGGGACGACGAGATCCTGGGACTAATCGGTCCGAACGGGTCCGGGAAGAGTACCGTCTTCAACTGCATCATGGGAATCTACGACGTGACCGGCGGCTCCGTCCAGTTCAGGGGCACCGATATCACGGACATGGATACCCACGAGATCGTTAACCGCGGGATCGCACGCGTTTCCCAGGAGTCGAACCCGATTCCGTCCTCGACGGTCGGGGAAAACATCGAGCTGTTCACGTATCCGAACGATATCTTCTCGCTCACCGGCGGTGCGAGTCAAGCGGAAGTCCTCGACATCGCCCGGCGGTTCGACCTCGACGAAAAGTTGGATACGCTCCCCGGATCGCTCCCCCACGCTGACGTCCGGCGGCTGGAAATCGCGAAAGCGCTGGCGACCGAACCCGACATGCTCCTCCTCGACGAACCGTTCGCGGGGATGAATCAGGCGGAGATTCGCGAGCTGTCCGAACAGATTCGCGATATCCACGCGGAAGGGACACCGATCATCATCGTCGACCACAATATGAAAGGACTCATGCCGATCGTCGACCGCGTCGTCGTCATCAACAGCGGACAGAAGATCGCCGAGGGATCGCCCGAGGAGATAGCGAACGACGAGACGGTACAGAAAGCGTACCTCGCCGGTGCGGAGGTGGGCGACTGATGGCCGATCCCGTCCTCGAGATCGAGGGTCTGGACGTGACCTACGGCAAGACACAGGCGCTCGACGACGTCTCCTTACACGTCGAGGAAGGCGAAACGGTCGGCGTCATCGGGCCGAACGGCGCCGGGAAGACGACGCTGTTCGACACCCTCTCCGGAATCAAGGAGTACGAGGGCAGCATCAAGCTGTTCGGCGAAGAACTGTCCGACCTCTCCAAGCGCGAAATCGTCGACCGAGGGCTCGTCCACTGCAGCGAAGAGCACGACCTCTTCCCGTTTTTCTCCGTCCACGAGAACCTCCTGATGGGGGCCTATCCCCGAGACGATCAGGCGGCCGCTCAGGAGACGATCGACTGGGTCTACGAGCTGTTCCCGCGACTGGACGAGCGCCGCGATCAGGACGCGGAGACGCTGAGCGGCGGTGAACAGCAGATGCTTGCCATCGGTCGCGCGCTGGTCAGCGATCCGAAGCTCCTCATCTTGGACGAGCCGACGCTCGGACTCGCGCCGATCATCATCAACGACCTCGACGACACCTTCGAACAGCTCAAGCGGGAGGGCATCACGATCCTGATCGCCGAGCAGAACACTACCTTCGCGATGCGCCACGCCGAGCGGCTCTATCTGCTCGAGACCGGAGCGATCACGCTCGAGGGCCCCGCGTCGGAACTACAGGAGGACGAGTACGTCCGCGACGCCTACATCGGCGTCACGTGACGTCGCTGCGTCACCGTTTCCTGTCGCCGTAGTTCGGACGATAGGGTCGCCGTTCCCTGCCGTTGTAGTTCGACGAGTCGGGTCGCCATTTTCCGCCGCGAGTACCGGCAGACGGCATTCTACGGACACGTAGCTTTACCTTCGCGGACGTGGTATGGGTAGACAGGACAATGGATGCAGTATACCTGCACGGGCCCGGAGACCTCCGTGTCGACGACGTCGATCAGCACGCCGTCTCGGCGGACGCGGTCGCGGTCGATATCGAGTACACGGGGATCTGTGGCTCCGATCTGCACGAGTACGAGGTCGGACCCGTTCCGATCCGAGCCGAAGCGACTGACCACTCGATTCCGGAGTCGGACTGGGACGAGTACCTGCCGAAGCCGATGGGTCACGAGATCGCCGGCACCGTTTCGGACGTCGGTGAGGCCGTCGACGACGTTCGCGTCGGCGATCGAGTCACGCTGAACATGGTCACTGCCTGCCACGACTGCCGCTACTGTGCGGCCGGGAAGTACCACCTCTGTGAGCGAGGGGACGGCGGCGTCGTCGCCAGTCGCGGCTTCGCGGATCGAATCGTCGTCCCGTCCTCGATGGCCGTCCCCGTCCCGGACGAGGTGTCGCTTCGCCACGCCGCGCTCGCGGAACCCCTCGGCGTCTCGCTTCGGGGTGTTCGGCGATCGGACCTCGAGCCCACCGATCGCGTTGCGGTGTTCGGTGCCGGGCCGATCGGCCTCGGCGTCGTCGCAGGCGCTGCCGCGGCCGGTGCGCGCGAGATCTACGTCAGCGAACCGCGAGCGGCCCGTCGAGCGGCCGCGGAGGCACTCGGTGCCGACGTCGTCATCGATCCGACCGCCGTCGACGCCGTCGAGGAGATCCAGCGGGAGACCGACCGAGTCGACGTCTCCTTCGAGTGCGCCGGAACGGCCGCGACGCTGACGGACGCCCTCCGGAGTACCGCGTACGGCGAACGGGTCGTCGTGCTCAGCGTGTTCGAGGAGGAGGTTCCGATTCATCCGAACGATGTCATGCAGGCGGAACGGGAGCTCGTCGGGTCCTTCGGCTTCCAGGGCGGGCCGCTCGCCTCGCGGTCGGAATTCGCGACCGCGTTGGACCTAATCGACGACGGTCGCATCGATCCCGAGCCGATGATCACCGAGACGGTGTCGCTGAACGACGTCGAGTCGGCGTTCGAGGGACTTCGCGATCCCGAGAGCGATCAGATCAAGGTACTCGTCGAGCCCTGACGCGTCGAACGAGCCGTCCGGCCGCTCACCGATTCAGCGTGTGTACCGCCTGCCCGAGCGCGTTCTCGCAGGCCTCCATGACTGCCTCCGAGAGCGTCGGGTGCATGTGAACGGTGCCGGCGACGTCCTCGAGCGTCAGTCCCGTCTCGACCGCCACTCCGAGTTCGCCGATCAGTTCGGACGCCTCGGGACCGACGATCTGTGCACCGAGGAGTCGGCCGGTGTCTTCCCCGGCGACGACGCGGACGAACCCCTCCGTCTCCGCGAGCGTGAGCGCTCGGCCGCTCGCGTTGAACGGGAACTCGCCGACGACCGGTGAGTGGCCGGCGTCGCGCGCCTCGGCTTCGGTCAAGCCGACGGTAGCGATCTCCGGGTCGACGAATACCGCCGTCGGGATCGCAGCGTCACGAAGCGCGGCGTCACCGCCCGACGCGACTTCGGCGGTGACGAGCCCCTCCGCGACCGCTTTGTGTGCGAGCATCGGTTCGCCGGCGACATCGCCGACCGCGAAGACGTGATTGCGAGCCGTCCGAGTTCGATCGTCGGTCTCGAGGAATCCGCCGTCGGTCGGCTCCAGTCCGATCGCCTCGAGACCGAGCGTGTCGGAGACGGGTTCCCGACCGATCGCGACGAGTATCCGCTCCGCGGTCGTCTCGTGCTCGGTCCCGTCCGTCCCTTCCGTGTGGAGGGTAACCTCCCCGTCGTCTTCTCGCTCCCACTCGACCGCGACCTGTCCGAACTCGAAGTCGACGCCGACGGATTCGGCTCGCTTCTTGACCGGGCGGGTGAGGTCCGATTCGTACCCCGGGAGCACGTCGTCTTCCATCTCGACGACCGTGACGTCCGTCCCGAGCTTCGCGAACACCGTCGAGAGTTCCATGCCGATGTATCCCGCGCCGACGACGGCCAGCGACCGCGGCGCGGCCTCGAGCGCCAGCGCCTGCCGAGAGTTCAGAATCGGGTCGTCGTCGAAGGAAAACCCCGGAACGCTCATCGGGCGGCTCCCGGTCGCAATGACGGCGCTTTCGAACTCGAGCTCGTCGACAGTGCCGTCCGTCGCAGCGATTTCGACTGTGTGGTCGGCCGCGAACCGCGCCGTTCCCTCTCTCACGCTGACGCCGTTCGCCTTGCAGAGTTTTTCGACGCCGCCCGTGAGCCGGTCGACCACGTCGTCCTTCCAGTCGATCATCTCCCCGACGTCGACGAACGGCTCCGCGTAGATACCCATCTGAGACGCCGACTCGAGTTCGGTAACGAGATTCGACGCGGTCAACAGCGCCTTCGAGGGGATACAGCCGTGATTGAGACAGGTTCCGCCGACGCCGTCCCGGTCGACGAGCGTGACGTCGCAGTCGCGCTGTGCGGCACGAATCGCGGCGCTGTAACCGCCGGGTCCACCGCCGATCACGAGAATGTCAGTTGCTACCATGCGGAAGCAATCGTCCGGGTCGCTTATAGTGGTTTGGTGACCGGTTCTCGTCTCGAACGAAGTCGGGCGACGGCTGAGAAAGACGCCTCCGGCGCGACACCGTTTCGTCAAATAAACCCTCGTGAGTATCACTCGCGGTTTGTTTTGACACGCCATCTCACATCAGTGTACATAACACCCTTAGTGTGTTATCGTCTCGAGTCAGCTGCGGTCCACTGCGGTCTCAAACGGGAGCACTAACAGCGGCAGTCTGTCTGACACAGGCTCAAGGAGAGTCCCTCCGAACCGGTTCTCCAGTTCGAGTACTATCGTGCCGAATCTCACCGAAATTGCTGAGCGGGTCGGATACAGTGACAGTCCGACCCGACCGTCGGTTCGGAAGTCTCGTCCGTGCGGCCTCTCCTCACGTGTCCTTGTCGCGTTTCCAGTGGTGGTTGCACTGGTTGCAACTGTACTGAATGTGATGCGCTCGTTCTTCGAGCCACACGTCGTCTCCCTCGCAGTTCGGGCATTGGTCGTTCACTGCCATACCGGAGCTACATCGTCGACCGTCTTTATGCCTACGCAGGACAGCAGCCGTTGCGAGGTGGTCTCCCCGACGGCACAACGCTCGAGACGAGAGTTGCAGTATCGCTGTCGACTCGAGGGGAGAGGCCGTCCGTGAGGGTATGGGGCCGTGGCCCGATATGCGGGACGGCGACAACGTGTCCCGTCGGTCGCGGTTCGTTCACGCTCGGCCACTGCTATGCCTCTTCGCACGACGATCGATCCGGGAGAAACGGACTCCGCCGAAAACAGTCGTCTACTCCATTGAATGCGGTTCGGTCGGCTCCGATCTCGACGGGCGAAGAACGGAGGGAAAGCGGTGGATTTCGCAGTGTACCATCACAGGTACGTGGCTGGATCGGTTGAGAATCGGGTGTCGGGGTTGTCCGTGATGTTTCGTCTATCCCACCTCCGTGACACTTGTTACCACCAACCACTAAATAAACGTTGGTGTTGCGGAAGGACTGCCCCGGTTTTTCGACGATGTCCACAGGGAAAACACGTAATTACCGGACTCGCTGCGGTCATCGATTCGGAGAACCAGCCGTTGGCCGAGATTCCGAGAACTCGCGGACGTGAGAGTGAGAACGGCAGTGAGGAGACGGTCCGTGGTCTACGGCGAGCCGGCCTCCGGTTTCTCTCTCGAGGACGACCTCGAATTCCGGAACCCGGTCCGGCAGCTGCCGAGTCGACGATCGGGGCGACAGACACCGGCGGAACGCCGTTCGGTCGTTCGGAACGGAGTCACAGGAGAGACGGCAACGATTGTGGGGATCCCGTTGCCGTCTCGAAGCGTGGCAAACGACTGACCCTATTGGCTGTGCTGCAGCCGTGGTATAGTATGACAAACACCGCCTTGAATCCAGCGGCGTTTCGCAGTGCGTGACGTCGCCGAGCGGTCGGATCCCCCATTTCACGAATTTCGGGTGCGACTCCTCGCACGTCCGGACCATTTTTCGCGTCGGCGTAGACGCGGTATACACCGCTTCGTCGTCTCGAGTGATTTCGGATGGCCAGGTCGTGCGGATCGGTGATCGAGTCGACGGACGCGACACCGGGCCGATCGGGCAGCAGCGACCGTATACATTGGCCTGCGTGGGGTGAACCGCCTCGAGGTCACGCGGTTCGAGACGCCTTCGGCGCCTCGCCATCGAGCGAAACCGACGGTTCGCGGACGGGGCGATTCCGGAGGAATCGCTTACAGTCGGCGCAACGTTCCGACGACCTCACCGAGTCCGGTGGGACGTACGTCCCGCTTGTTTCGCTCCTCTCGTCACGAAAATGTTTGAGTTACAGAGCGTCCGAAACGAGAGAGGTCATAAACTGTATTTCGATATATCAATAGCTATAGCTCCCCCTCGAGGACGACTTCCGTCGCGAAGACTATATGCTCACGGTCGGCGTCCGTACTGTCGATTTCCGTGCCGGCGTATTCCTCGTTCCCGTACACCTGAGCGGCATCGGCGTGCCGATAGCGATCTCGAGGGCCACGAACGCCGCCTCCATCGGTAGCGATCGGGATCCGAGCAAATCTCGAACCCGACACCATGGGTTGTGCCACGATGGACGACGAATCTCGAGGGTGTGAAAGATATATTAAGCGAGATACGAATTGGACAGGTACGTGTCCGGTGCTTGCGGATCGTCTGCCGGCCCCGGGTTCTCGCTACCGAGCGTGGTTCACATGACATACAGGGCAGGTATTATCGGAACCGGCGGCATCGCGGGGATGGGAATCCTCGGAATGCACGACGAGGAGGTTATCGGGACGGAGAAAATCGAGGCCAGCCACGCCGGCGGGTACGACGCGACGGACGAGATCGAACTCGTCGCCGTCGCGGACGTCGACGAAGAGACCCTCGAGCAGTTCGGCGAGGCCTGGGGGATCCCGTCCGACCGACGGTACGTCGGCCACGAGGCGATGCTCGACGCGGAGGATCTCGACGTCGTCTCGATCTGTACCCCCTCGTATCTCCATCACGAACACACGATCGACGCCGCTCGGTCGGCCGCCGACCCCGACGCCATCTGGTGTGAGAAGCCAATCGCTTCACAGGTCAGCGCCGCCGAAGAGATGATCCGCGTCTGCGAGGAGACCGATACCGAGCTGATCGTCAATCACTCGTTCCGGTTTACGACCAAACTCCAGCGGCTTCGCGAGCTCGTCCGAGAGGAGAACATCCTCGGTGACGTCGTCTCGGTCAGCACGCAGTACCGCATGGAACTCATGCGTAACTCGACGCACGTGCTCGACACGTTGGTCTATCTGCTCGACGCGCGTGCAGAGCAGATCAGCGGCTACGTCACTGGTGAGAACGAAGCGGTCGAGTCGCTCGACGTGTCACAGGCGGTCGACGATGCCGGCGGCGGCGGACACATCGTTATGGACGACGGAACGTTCGTCACCGTTGACTGTACGATTCCCCGCGATATCTCGTCGATGACGCTCCAGTTCATCGGAACGGAGGGGAAATTGTACATGAACAACGACGACGGCGAATGGCGGTACTGGACGCTCGAGGACGGCGATCACGTCGAGACCGACCTCCCGGGAATCGACGGCTCTTGGACGTGGGACGACGACTACGAGCGCTCCTTCGCGAACGCTGCGCGCCACGTCGAAGACGTGCTGAACGGCGACGCAGAGAACATCTCGCCCGGTGTCGAGGCCGCGCGATCGCTCGAAATTATCGTCTCGTTCTACCTGTCGCATTACACCGGCGGGTCCATTGACGTCCCGCTCGCGGAGCCGCTGCGCGAGGTCACGATCACGTCCTGGTAGCGATTCCTTGCTCGCTCACATCTCGTTCGTACAGAGACATCAACACCACAGTTCAGACTGTTACGTCGAGGTTTCCGGTCGGTTAGGGAACCAGTACCGACGCGCTATCCAGAGACCGACGGCGAGGATGCCCGAGACGACCGCGGGCCATCGATCAGTACTGAGATAGAGGTCCAGGGAAGGTGGCCGATACGTACTAAACGGAAACGAGACGGCATACGCCCTCCCGGTGGCCGAGAGCAACGCGACGTCGAGGGCGTGATACAGACCGATAGCGCATACCTCCGTCTTCAGGCGGAGGTCAAGCGATAGGCATAGTGTGCCAATCCACGAGTCCCGCCATTACTGGATTTCCCACGCTTCATCGAAGGTGTTAATACACTAATAAATAATAGTGTGCAACACGGATGAAGACCACACGGCACGCGACCTACAACCTCAACTACCAGATAGTCTGGTTGCCGGAGTACCGCCAGTCGGTACTCGTCAACGAGGTCGCCGACCGTGTGCGAAACATCCTCTACGAAATCGCCGACGACAAGGGCGTAGAGATAATCGACCTGACCGTTCAACCCGACCACATCCACCTGTTCGTCAGTAGCCCACCGAAACACGCCCCCTCGCTTCTCGCCAACTGGGTCAAGGGGATTTCCTCGCGGAAATACAACCATCGCTACGCCGACAACGAGGGCGAGAAGGTTCGATGGGCGCGGGGCTACTACGCAGGAACGGCGGGACACGTCTCCAGTGAGACGGTGCAGGACTACATCCAGCGTCACGAGGAAGACGACCAATGACCGAACTTACGAAGACGCTAGAACTGAAACTGGTAGACCCGAACGCGCACAAACGGCGGAAACTCCGCGAGACGCAGGACGCCTACCAGCAGGCCCTTCAGGATGCGTTCGACGCTGGTTGTACCACCCAAACCGAAGCGAACGGCGTGGTGGTCACCTATGACCTGTCGGGGTACGCAAAAAACGCCCTCAAGAAGTACGTCCCGCAGTTGACGACGACGTACAACGCGGGCGACCTACACGACGATCACCCTGTTCGATTCACGAACGAGGGACTACGCCTCGACCACAAACCCGAGAACGCTATCGAGTGGTATGTCAAAATCCCACACCACGAGGACTACCATCTCTGGATGC
This sequence is a window from Natrinema amylolyticum. Protein-coding genes within it:
- a CDS encoding ABC transporter ATP-binding protein — protein: MSSDTVFQIDDLRKEFGGLVAVDDLSFDLRDDEILGLIGPNGSGKSTVFNCIMGIYDVTGGSVQFRGTDITDMDTHEIVNRGIARVSQESNPIPSSTVGENIELFTYPNDIFSLTGGASQAEVLDIARRFDLDEKLDTLPGSLPHADVRRLEIAKALATEPDMLLLDEPFAGMNQAEIRELSEQIRDIHAEGTPIIIVDHNMKGLMPIVDRVVVINSGQKIAEGSPEEIANDETVQKAYLAGAEVGD
- a CDS encoding ABC transporter ATP-binding protein, which gives rise to MADPVLEIEGLDVTYGKTQALDDVSLHVEEGETVGVIGPNGAGKTTLFDTLSGIKEYEGSIKLFGEELSDLSKREIVDRGLVHCSEEHDLFPFFSVHENLLMGAYPRDDQAAAQETIDWVYELFPRLDERRDQDAETLSGGEQQMLAIGRALVSDPKLLILDEPTLGLAPIIINDLDDTFEQLKREGITILIAEQNTTFAMRHAERLYLLETGAITLEGPASELQEDEYVRDAYIGVT
- a CDS encoding zinc-binding dehydrogenase — encoded protein: MDAVYLHGPGDLRVDDVDQHAVSADAVAVDIEYTGICGSDLHEYEVGPVPIRAEATDHSIPESDWDEYLPKPMGHEIAGTVSDVGEAVDDVRVGDRVTLNMVTACHDCRYCAAGKYHLCERGDGGVVASRGFADRIVVPSSMAVPVPDEVSLRHAALAEPLGVSLRGVRRSDLEPTDRVAVFGAGPIGLGVVAGAAAAGAREIYVSEPRAARRAAAEALGADVVIDPTAVDAVEEIQRETDRVDVSFECAGTAATLTDALRSTAYGERVVVLSVFEEEVPIHPNDVMQAERELVGSFGFQGGPLASRSEFATALDLIDDGRIDPEPMITETVSLNDVESAFEGLRDPESDQIKVLVEP
- the lpdA gene encoding dihydrolipoyl dehydrogenase, whose translation is MVATDILVIGGGPGGYSAAIRAAQRDCDVTLVDRDGVGGTCLNHGCIPSKALLTASNLVTELESASQMGIYAEPFVDVGEMIDWKDDVVDRLTGGVEKLCKANGVSVREGTARFAADHTVEIAATDGTVDELEFESAVIATGSRPMSVPGFSFDDDPILNSRQALALEAAPRSLAVVGAGYIGMELSTVFAKLGTDVTVVEMEDDVLPGYESDLTRPVKKRAESVGVDFEFGQVAVEWEREDDGEVTLHTEGTDGTEHETTAERILVAIGREPVSDTLGLEAIGLEPTDGGFLETDDRTRTARNHVFAVGDVAGEPMLAHKAVAEGLVTAEVASGGDAALRDAAIPTAVFVDPEIATVGLTEAEARDAGHSPVVGEFPFNASGRALTLAETEGFVRVVAGEDTGRLLGAQIVGPEASELIGELGVAVETGLTLEDVAGTVHMHPTLSEAVMEACENALGQAVHTLNR
- a CDS encoding Gfo/Idh/MocA family protein, whose protein sequence is MTYRAGIIGTGGIAGMGILGMHDEEVIGTEKIEASHAGGYDATDEIELVAVADVDEETLEQFGEAWGIPSDRRYVGHEAMLDAEDLDVVSICTPSYLHHEHTIDAARSAADPDAIWCEKPIASQVSAAEEMIRVCEETDTELIVNHSFRFTTKLQRLRELVREENILGDVVSVSTQYRMELMRNSTHVLDTLVYLLDARAEQISGYVTGENEAVESLDVSQAVDDAGGGGHIVMDDGTFVTVDCTIPRDISSMTLQFIGTEGKLYMNNDDGEWRYWTLEDGDHVETDLPGIDGSWTWDDDYERSFANAARHVEDVLNGDAENISPGVEAARSLEIIVSFYLSHYTGGSIDVPLAEPLREVTITSW
- the tnpA gene encoding IS200/IS605 family transposase, with amino-acid sequence MKTTRHATYNLNYQIVWLPEYRQSVLVNEVADRVRNILYEIADDKGVEIIDLTVQPDHIHLFVSSPPKHAPSLLANWVKGISSRKYNHRYADNEGEKVRWARGYYAGTAGHVSSETVQDYIQRHEEDDQ